Below is a window of Halarcobacter anaerophilus DNA.
GATAGAAGAGTTAGATGTCCTGATTGGAGTTTTACAACTGGTTTTATAAAAAGATTAGAAGAGGGTGCAAAAGAAAATAAAGTTAGCAAATCAAAATACTTTGAATCTGTAGTACAAAATTTTTTTATACTAGAAAACCCAAATTTAATAATCGCTTCAAAAAGAGACTACAACCAAGTATACAAAAAGAAAAGGTCTCCAAATATGACTCTTCATCCACAAATCATAGATGATATCAATGAATACTCTTCAAAATCAAGCCCAAGTGCTAGCAAATATATAGAACTGTTATTTTCTAGATACAATTCAAAATATGGATATGAAATAGAGCTAAAAAACCTATTAAAATTTATATAAATAGTAGCTACTGAATATGATTTTTTAAAATACCCACCTAGTTTCTTTTTTAAAATCTTTTTACAATTTCCAAACTTGAAATTAAAAAGGACTAAGAATGGCAGGTGAACAACCAAATCAAAACCAACCAGACCCAGCTACTACTTCAACTCCTAATAATACTACTCCACCTGAAAACAATCAAGGTGCAGATGAAAATCTTGATATAGCAACTATTGAAGATGGTATTAGAAAAGATGAAGCAAGACTTACAATTATGCAAGAGCAGTTTACAACTGCAACAGACAAAATCAATGATGAATTTGAAAGTACACTTGCATCAAATCCTAATTCACTTTTTTCAGATGAGGAACTTGAAAAATTAGCAAGTGATTCAAATATTGTTGAAAAAAATAAAATGCTAAGAAATAGATTTGAAAAATTCAGAGATGAAAAACTAACAGCAAAAAGAGAAGAGATTGGAAACTTTGAAAAACAGCTACAAGGAAGAAGAGGACAATTTGACATCTTAAGCGAATCAAATAAATTTTCAAAAGAAAATCCTGATGTAGATATGGAAGCTCTTGCAGAATATATCCAAGAAGATTTAAGTCCTAGAAAGAAAAAAGAGCTAAGAGATCAAGCTAAAACAAAATTTGATTTTCTAACTCTTGCAAATGAAGAATTCAAAAAAGCAAACCCTCCTGAAAATGAAGAAGATAAAAATTTACCACCAGATTTAAGCGGTGTAAATGGGGCTTCAGGAAACAACTCTTATTCAGATGACATAGACAGAGAAAAATATCTTAAGTCAATCGGAATTGGGAGATGATAAATGGGCAATGGAATAACTCCTGAAGAAGATAGATGGGAATTAGAAAGAGATTTTGAGACTTTGACTAGAGCCGGTGAAATCATTGGTGATAAAAAAAGACTTGAAAAGGTGCAAAAGTTTGCAAAAGAGAAAAAAGACGAAGCTGACAAGATACTTGATACTGACTATTTAAAGAAAATCGGCATCGGTAGATAAATTAATATAAAGGAAAAAAAATGGCATCATGGGCAGAAACAGATCCAAAAGTATTACTAAAATATGGTAGAACAATCACGGCAAAAACAGTAGAGCTAAACTGGTGGAATAAATTTATGAACAATGACGAAGGTGCAGTTATTATGACTGACCTTAGAACTGAAACACCAAACGAAGAAGGTGGTACGGTTAGAGTTTATTTTAGAGACCACATTGAGGGTGATGGTATTACAGGTAATCAAGATTTTGAAGATAATATTGGTAGTCAAAATACTCTGTACCAAGATGTTGATTATGGAATCTTCGGTCAATCGTTGAAATCAAAAGCAAAAAAACTTGAATCTAAAATGGCAACAGAAACATTTAGAAGTAAAGCTCACAAAGATTTACCAAAATGGTTAGGTTTAAGAGACGATAGAATCATCACTTCAAAATTAAGTGAAGCTTGCACAAATGTTGTAGCTTGTAGTGCTGCTGACGGAGTTTATCCTGTAAATGTTACAGACTCTATTGGCGCAGTAGATTATTTTTCAACGGCAGCTATTGCTGAAGCTAAAAAAAGAGCAAAAAACGGTGTAGACGGTAATGGTGATGAGCACCCAATCGTAGAACCTTTTGTACTTAAAACAGTTACAAGAGAAGGTGGAATTACTGATTATGTAGAGTTTTTCTTACTTGTTGTTGGTTCAAATGCTGCTAGACAGTTAAAAGAGGACCCATTATGGATTGAAGCTCAAAAAATGGCAAACAAAAGAGGTAGTGATAACCCAATTTTCACGGGTGCTCTTGGAGAATATGATGGTGTTATCGTATTTGAAAGAAGTAACTGGAATGCTAGAAAATCAGGGATTATTACAACTGATAAATTAACTTCATATTCAGTAACAGTTGATGGTGAAACTACAACTTATGCAACAGGTTTTGATTCTTATAAAGGGACTGAAACATTTACAGATTCAGGAGTTGCAACTGAAACAGAGATTAACTTATTCTTAGGTGCAACTGCGGGGCTTAAACCTTTTGATGAAGGTTTCGATTATTATGAGGACCCAAAAGAGGGTGGTAGAAAACTTCTTATTGGTGCTGATAGAGGTACTGGTTTTGCTAAAACAAAATTTGTTGGTAAAACTACAGCA
It encodes the following:
- a CDS encoding phage capsid family protein, with the translated sequence MASWAETDPKVLLKYGRTITAKTVELNWWNKFMNNDEGAVIMTDLRTETPNEEGGTVRVYFRDHIEGDGITGNQDFEDNIGSQNTLYQDVDYGIFGQSLKSKAKKLESKMATETFRSKAHKDLPKWLGLRDDRIITSKLSEACTNVVACSAADGVYPVNVTDSIGAVDYFSTAAIAEAKKRAKNGVDGNGDEHPIVEPFVLKTVTREGGITDYVEFFLLVVGSNAARQLKEDPLWIEAQKMANKRGSDNPIFTGALGEYDGVIVFERSNWNARKSGIITTDKLTSYSVTVDGETTTYATGFDSYKGTETFTDSGVATETEINLFLGATAGLKPFDEGFDYYEDPKEGGRKLLIGADRGTGFAKTKFVGKTTAEQESEYHNKDFGVIAIVCAIDGQPAA